In the Leishmania mexicana MHOM/GT/2001/U1103 complete genome, chromosome 31 genome, one interval contains:
- a CDS encoding putative profilin, with translation MSWQAYVEDSLIGSGYMHSAAIIGAADGSYWAYGGSYVPQPEEVQHIQKCLSDFSLVQSSGVNIYGVKFFGLQCGTDGDCKYIFFKKGAAGGCIYTTKQAFIVAVYGNPGDTSSLQQDLEKNTAHTVTVNPADCNTTVKRIADYLIKLGY, from the coding sequence ATGTCGTGGCAGGCGTACGTTGAAGACAGCCTTATCGGTAGCGGCTACATGCACAGCGCTGCTATTATCGGAGCCGCTGACGGCAGCTACTGGGCATACGGCGGCAGCTACGTTCCGCAGCCGGAAGAGGTGCAGCACATCCAGAAGTGCTTGTCCGACTTCTCGCTCGTGCAGTCCTCTGGTGTGAACATTTACGGTGTCAAGTTCTTCGGCCTCCAATgcggcaccgacggcgaCTGCAAGTACATCTTCTTCAAGAAGGGTGCAGCCGGTGGGTGCATTTACACCACGAAGCAGGCATTCATCGTTGCGGTGTATGGGAACCCCGGTGACACCTCCTCGCTTCAGCAGGATCTTGAGAAGAACACGGCCCACACAGTCACCGTGAACCCTGCGGACTGCAACACTACAGTGAAGCGCATAGCGGATTACCTCATCAAGCTCGGCTACTAA
- a CDS encoding putative ras-related rab-4: MADKYQQLLKLIVIGDSGVGKSCLLHRFIEDTFSDEQTQTIGIEYGAKIIDLGGAKVKLQIWDTAGQERYKSVTRSYYRGATGCLIVYDVNNRSSYESVPQWLSDVRQLAGSDVVVMLIGNKIDLAKGNSVRAVQHNEASLYAQQNGLLHFETSAATGEFVSEAFLRVAKSAVSLASAAEPESEAQLSQDNTANNSYLSSCSC, encoded by the coding sequence ATGGCGGACAAGTATCAGCAGCTGTTGAAACTCATTGTCATCGGAGATAGTGGCGTCGGCAAGTCGTGCCTGCTGCACCGATTCATCGAGGACACTTTTTCTGATGAGCAAACGCAGACCATCGGCATTGAGTATGGTGCCAAGATTATTGACTTGGGTGGAGCAAAGGTCAAGCTGCAGATCTGGGATACGGCTGGCCAGGAGCGATACAAGTCGGTGACGAGGAGCTATTATCGTGGTGCCACGGGATGCCTCATCGTGTACGATGTCAACAATAGAAGCTCGTACGAAAGTGTTCCACAGTGGTTAAGTGACGTGCGACAGCTAGCAGGAAGCGATGTCGTAGTAATGCTCATCGGAAATAAAATTGACCTGGCCAAGGGGAATAGCGTTCGCGCAGTTCAGCACAACGAGGCATCTTTGTACGCACAGCAAAATGGTCTGCTGCACTTTGAAACGTCCGCGGCTACAGGCGAGTTTGTTTCTGAAGCCTTCCTGAGAGTCGCCAAAAGTGCGGTGTCGTTGGCAAGCGCTGCAGAGCCAGAGAGCGAAGCCCAGCTAAGCCAGGACAACACGGCAAACAACTCATACCTTTCGTCGTGCTCTTGCTAA